In a single window of the Delftia tsuruhatensis genome:
- a CDS encoding LD-carboxypeptidase: MHAADGSCCGHSHDQGPRHIYIYSPAGAVRDKAGFRRAVRRLEAMGHQVEIDADALSSHQRFAGDDATRLAAIHRAAASGADLALPTRGGYGLTRILPQIRYEAVAKAVGGGTRFVGLSDFTAFSLALLAKTGATTWAGPLLVHDFGRADAEGGVDDIMLDCFNDLLSGQGEGAGWQMPRIGLLPDGKPAVKDFYISGGATLWGGNLAVLVSLLGTPYFPQIEGGILFLEDVGEHPYRIERMLTQLLHAGVLARQKAIIFGQFSEFKLSSHDKGFKLQTVIDWLRGQVKAPVLQGLPYGHVPTKVVLPVGAPVSLSVEGRDALIYWGHVH; encoded by the coding sequence GTGCACGCTGCCGATGGCAGCTGCTGCGGCCATTCGCATGACCAGGGTCCGCGCCACATCTACATCTACTCGCCCGCAGGGGCCGTGCGTGACAAGGCCGGCTTCAGGCGCGCCGTGCGCCGCCTGGAGGCCATGGGCCACCAGGTCGAGATCGACGCCGACGCCTTGAGCAGCCACCAGCGCTTCGCGGGCGACGACGCCACGCGCCTGGCGGCCATCCACCGCGCGGCGGCCAGCGGTGCCGATCTGGCACTGCCCACGCGCGGCGGCTACGGGCTCACGCGCATCCTGCCGCAGATCAGGTACGAGGCCGTGGCCAAGGCCGTCGGGGGTGGCACGCGCTTCGTGGGCCTGAGCGACTTCACGGCCTTCTCGCTGGCCCTGCTGGCCAAGACCGGCGCCACCACCTGGGCCGGCCCGCTGCTGGTCCACGACTTCGGCCGCGCCGACGCCGAGGGCGGCGTGGACGACATCATGCTGGACTGCTTCAACGACCTGCTCAGCGGCCAGGGCGAGGGCGCGGGCTGGCAGATGCCCAGGATCGGCCTGCTGCCGGACGGCAAGCCCGCGGTCAAGGACTTCTACATCAGCGGCGGCGCCACGCTGTGGGGGGGCAACCTGGCCGTGCTGGTCTCGCTGCTGGGCACCCCCTATTTTCCGCAGATCGAGGGCGGCATCCTGTTCCTGGAGGACGTGGGCGAGCATCCCTACCGCATCGAGCGCATGCTGACCCAGCTGCTGCACGCCGGCGTGCTGGCCCGGCAAAAGGCCATCATCTTCGGCCAGTTCAGCGAGTTCAAGCTCAGCTCCCACGACAAGGGCTTCAAGCTGCAGACCGTCATCGACTGGCTGCGCGGCCAGGTCAAGGCGCCCGTGCTGCAGGGCCTGCCCTATGGCCATGTGCCGACCAAGGTGGTGCTGCCCGTGGGCGCGCCCGTGTCGCTGTCGGTCGAGGGCCGCGACGCGCTGATCTACTGGGGCCACGTGCACTGA